The Desulfobaculum xiamenense DNA segment AGCCCGGCCAGCACGGATTCCGGCACATGGGACACGAGCACCCACCGCACCGTGCGTCCCGGCAGCCCACGCGCCCCGGCCGTCTCGACGCGAAACATCCGCTGGGCCTCATGCCCGGCAACCGCCACCGGGTCGATGGTGTCGAAGCTGTACAGGCCTGCGGCATCCCGGAACTGCCCCGTCCCATCGACGCCAATGCGCGACCATACCTCGGGGTTCTCCACGGCCATGGTCAGGCTCTTGCCGTCCTCACGCATGAATCCCCATTCCTGCTCCGGATTGGGACCAAGCATCCAATAGCCATCCTCGTCGAGCATCATGATCTGCCCCGGCGAGTTGACGTGTCGCACGCGTAATTCGTCGAACAGCCGTCCGCCGTTGAACGCAATGAGTACTCGCCCAACGGGCTTTCCGGAGCGGGCGAAAACCGGCGCGATAAGCCGCAGCCGTGGCTGGAGCGGCACCCGCGCCTCGCCACGCGCGCTACCCAGATCGAATCGCGACACGAGCAACTCGCCACGCCCGAGGTCGCGCGCATGCAGATAATCCTCCCGCACAAAGCGCTCCATGCCGTCGCTCGCGCCAATGCTTCGCACGCCCCCCCGATCCGCCCACACGCCAGCGATGGTCCGCCCCGCGTCGTCGATGAACCGAATCTCCCCGTACACGCCACGGGTGCGGGCAAAGCGGGCCAACGCCTCGCCAAGGCGTGTGGAATCGACATGCGTTTCGGGACTCAGACCATCCTCGGTCAACGCATACATACCGGACAGAAACAGCAGATCCGAGACGACCATTTGCAGATTGCGCTCCACGATGGCCTTCTCAGTGACAATGCGATTGCGCTCCATGTCGATGAGGGATTCGAGCGTACGCTGGGACTCCTTGAAGTACAGCATCAGCGCCACGGCGGATAGCGCCATGACGAGCGGCACGAATATCTTCACGAAATGCAGCCCCATGGCGGCCAGATTCCGCATCACGGCACCATTTTCCTTCGAAACGCTCTGTCCATTCGCCGCCATCGCATGCTCCGTATCGTTTCACCGCAAGCCGATTGTTTTCTCGAATCATGCAGAAAGCATCGGCCCATGACAACGCAAAGTCAATCCTTGCATTTTCCACCAACGAAAAGGATCGAAACATCACGTTTCAACCAACACGACGCGACCGTCACACCACCATGACAAAACGGACACCATTCTATTGCATTTTTTCAACAGCCATGACAACGTTCAATTGTCTGGAAAAAATAACTTCCAACACAATGATGCTGGCAACACTCGAATTCCACGGAGAACAGACATGACTATCCACTTCTACGACGCCAGTGAACTCCCCCGCGAAGACATCGAAGTCCGCTGTCCCACCTGCGGCCACACGGCCACTCACCCCTACCGGGAACGCAAGAGGTATTCGGACATCTGTCTCAAGTGCCAGCGGCGCTACAGCGTGCACATCTTCAATGGCGGCATGGTCGTCGTCGAATAGCGCATCGCCCAGATCAGGCCGCAGGATGTTGCCTTCCAAACGGAAGCGGGATATTGCTTTGCGGCCATGAACGCCCGCATTCTCAAAGCCAACATTCTGCTGCTCGTCACGGCCGCCATCTGGGGCTCGGGCTTCGTCGCCCAGCGCTCCGGCATGGACTACGTCGGTCCCATGACCTTCAACGCCGTGCGCTTCGCCATAGGTGCGCTGTCGCTCCTGCCACTTCTGATCTGGCACGACCGCAAGGGCATCCCTGCCGTCTCTCCGGGAGTGAAGCCAAACTTCATCTTCCTCGGCGCTCTGGCCGCAGGCACCGCCCTATTCTGCGCCGTGAGCCTCCAGCAGATCGGCATGATCCACACTCCCGCCGCCAAAGCGGGCTTCATCACCGGACTCTACGTGGTCATCGTGCCCTTCCTCGGCCTCGCCCTCGGGCAGCGGCCGGGAGTCGGCGGCTTCATCGGCACTGCCGCCGCAGCCGTAGGCCTGTACCTCGTCTCCGTCACCAAGGACTTCACCATCGCCCCCGGCGACACCTACGTCATCATCGGCGCGGTGCTCTGGGCCGGGCACATGCAGGTCCTCGGCTGGCTGTCCCCGAAGCTCGACGGCGTGCGCCTCGCCTTCGGCCAGTTCGCCGTGTGCTCCGTCCTGTGTACCGCAAGCGCCCTCGCCTTCGAGGACGTTACCCTCGCTGGCATCGCCGCGGGCTGGATTCCCATCGTGTACGGCGGCATCATGCCCGTGGGCGTGGCCTTCACGCTCCAGATCATCGCCCAGAAAGACGCCCCGCCCACCCACGCGGCCATCATCCTCAGCCTTGAAGCCGTGTTCGCTGCCTTCGGTGGCTGGCTCATCCTCGGCGAAACCCTGACCACTCGCGCCATGTTCGGCTGCGCCCTCATGCTCGCAGGCATGCTCGCCGCCCAGCTGTGGCCCGAGCGCCAGCCCGCAACAGCCGCGGCCCGCTCCTAGCGAACCGTCATCCTCCCCGGCGCACGCACCCGGCGTGCGCCCCGCAGCCGCTCGGCGGCCGCATTTCCCTTCGTACCACACCTCGCTTGCCCTACGCACCCCGTAGCCGCCCCTCGTCTTTCCGTCACCATCGCCCACGCTCCGCACCCACTGTTCCCGCACCCCATCCCTGACCATATTATCCACTTGAAATCATTATCCTTCGTCCCTTTCTCGCCAGTCCCCCTTGACGATGCGCCGCATCCGCATTATTGAACGGTTAAACATATGAACAACCATTCACATGATGAGGTTTCCATGAACGGCCACCGCGACACCTGCGATGCCACCTGCAAGCATCCCGACGCCATAGAGAAAGTCCGACGACACTCCCACGCCACCGAGCGCTTCTCCGAGCTTGCCGACCTGTTCAAGGTATTGGGCGACCCGACCCGCGTGCGCATCCTGCATGCGCTGTCGGTCACGGAGCTGTGCGTGTGCGACATCGCGGCGCTTCTGTGCATGACGTCGTCGGCCGTCTCCCACCAGTTGCGGCTGCTGCGGCAGGCAAAGCTGGTGCGCAACCGCAAGGACGGCAAGTCCGTCTACTACGCGCTAGACGACGACCATGTCCGCCTGCTCATGGATCAGGGCCTCGCGCATGTGCTGGAGGACCGCTCCGGGCGGACCGATTGATCACCACTTTCCAAAGGCGACACGCACCATGAACTTTCTCGAAACCTTCGCCGGGGAAACCTGGCTCATCCTGAACGAAGCCGCGCCGTACGTGCTGTTCGGCTTCGCCGTGGCCGCGCTGGTCAAGGCGCTGGTCCCGGACGACCTCGTGGCCCGACACCTCGGCCGCAACTCGTACCGTTCGGTGCTCAAGGCCTCCATCCTCGGCGTCCCGCTCCCGCTGTGCTCGTGCGGCGTCATCCCTGCGGCCGCGGGCTTGCGGCGGCAGGGCGCAAGCAAGGGCGCGACCACCGCCTTCCTCATCTCCACCCCCGAAACCGGCGCGGATTCCATCGCCGTGACGTGGGCGCTCCTCGACCCGGTGATGACCATCCTGCGCCCCCTCTCCGCCCTCATCACCGCCACCGCCGCAGGGCTCATCGTCAACGCGCTGCCCGACGAAAAGACCCCGGCCGAGCGCACGCTGCCCATGGCCCACTCCTGCGGATGCGGCGGAGCCTGCGCAACACCGGCGCATGCCGAAACCACTCGCCCGCCCCTGCCCCAGCGCATCAAAGACGGTTTCCGACACGCCTTCGGCGAAATGCTCGCCGACATCGGCGTGTGGCTGCTGGCGGGTACCGTGGCCGCAGCGCTCATCAGCGCGCTGGTTCCTGCGGGATTCATCGAGAATTCTCTCGGCGGCGAACTCGGTTCCCTCGTGGTCATGCTGGTGATTGGCGTGCCGCTCTACATCTGCGCCACGTCCTCCACGCCCATCGCGGCATCGCTGGCCCTCAAGGGCCTGTCCCCCGGCGCGGCCCTCGTGTTTCTGCTGGCCGGACCGGCCACGAACACCGCCACCATCGCCGTGGTCTCGCACATCCTCGGGCGCAAGGCCGTGGTGGCCTACATCGGCACCATCGCCGTCTGCTCGCTGGCGCTGGGCTGGCTGACCAACCGCCTCTACGCCGCCCTCGGCCTCGACATCGCCTCGTGGATTCACAAGGCGGGGACGGAATCCACCTCCGTCTTCTCCATTGTCTGTACGGTGCTCCTTCTCGCACTCATCGCCCGCAGCGTGATCATGGGCCGAAAGCACGGACACAACCACTCCCACTGACCATCCGACGCGCGGACGGGCCACCGTCCGCGCGTCATCCCAAGGCCAACGCGACGACACACCACAAAACACCGACGCCAGCACCACACGCATGAGCAACGCAACGCATGGCCCAATCTCCACATTTTGGCCTATACCGGGCATTTTTGCCGATGCACTTGACATTTCCACTTGCGGCAGTATTATTAGTCAACAGGAATGGTCCTGATGCGATACACGCCGACATGGCGCACCGCCAGCAGGAGGGTATGTGGGACAAGAGCCATTGCACCATAACGGGCGTATCGAGACGCCCCGCGAAACCCTGCCGCGCAAGATGTTTCCCTAGGGCTGAAGCCAGTGACTGGCTCCGGGATTCAGTCGGATAACCGATAAAAGCGCATCGGCGGGTTTCCTTTTGCCCGCGCCCCCCCCTCCCGGACCGCCCTCACGCCCCTCCTTCCACCCACTGCCCCACCCACCGCCATGCGATACATCGTATGGATTCCCCTCCCTTTTTGGTGTACCCAAAGCGCTGGACACATCGACAGCACAACACCGGGACAGTCTGCACATGCCGAGCTTCATCCACGCGGGGGACATCCATCTCGACAGCCCCCTCAAAGGCCTTGAGCGCTACGACGGCGCACCGGCCGAAGAGGTCCGCGCCGCCACGCGCCGCGCCCTCGACACCCTCGTCACCTACACCCTCGACGAAGGCATCCCTCTCGTCGTCCTCGCGGGCGACATCTACGACGGAGACTGGAAGGACTTCCAGACCGGACTCTTCTTCGCCAGCCAAATGACGCGCCTGCGCCACGGCGGCGTGCGCGTGGTCATGCTCCACGGCAATCACGACGCCGCCAGTTCCATCACCCGTCACCTGCCCCTGCCGGAAAACGTCACCGTGCTCGACTCGCGCCAGCCGCAGACCGTCGTTTTCGACGACCTC contains these protein-coding regions:
- a CDS encoding ArsR/SmtB family transcription factor, translated to MNGHRDTCDATCKHPDAIEKVRRHSHATERFSELADLFKVLGDPTRVRILHALSVTELCVCDIAALLCMTSSAVSHQLRLLRQAKLVRNRKDGKSVYYALDDDHVRLLMDQGLAHVLEDRSGRTD
- a CDS encoding SO_0444 family Cu/Zn efflux transporter translates to MNFLETFAGETWLILNEAAPYVLFGFAVAALVKALVPDDLVARHLGRNSYRSVLKASILGVPLPLCSCGVIPAAAGLRRQGASKGATTAFLISTPETGADSIAVTWALLDPVMTILRPLSALITATAAGLIVNALPDEKTPAERTLPMAHSCGCGGACATPAHAETTRPPLPQRIKDGFRHAFGEMLADIGVWLLAGTVAAALISALVPAGFIENSLGGELGSLVVMLVIGVPLYICATSSTPIAASLALKGLSPGAALVFLLAGPATNTATIAVVSHILGRKAVVAYIGTIAVCSLALGWLTNRLYAALGLDIASWIHKAGTESTSVFSIVCTVLLLALIARSVIMGRKHGHNHSH
- a CDS encoding DMT family transporter, whose translation is MNARILKANILLLVTAAIWGSGFVAQRSGMDYVGPMTFNAVRFAIGALSLLPLLIWHDRKGIPAVSPGVKPNFIFLGALAAGTALFCAVSLQQIGMIHTPAAKAGFITGLYVVIVPFLGLALGQRPGVGGFIGTAAAAVGLYLVSVTKDFTIAPGDTYVIIGAVLWAGHMQVLGWLSPKLDGVRLAFGQFAVCSVLCTASALAFEDVTLAGIAAGWIPIVYGGIMPVGVAFTLQIIAQKDAPPTHAAIILSLEAVFAAFGGWLILGETLTTRAMFGCALMLAGMLAAQLWPERQPATAAARS